In Aedes albopictus strain Foshan chromosome 3, AalbF5, whole genome shotgun sequence, the genomic window tttggtgcagtgttgaagcgggattttcaAGACGCttgtccttaaccctaaaagggataccttcatggcctcagtttcgtcacctcgctgagtgtgttccatcaaagacgagctctgaaaggcgcctggggtccaatggaccccaggcatcccttttagggttaaaggtcTTCCGATGGTCGGTCCACTTTAAAACAAGCGAGCATGTAGATCAGACGTGCGAAGCTAAATAGTAGAGTGGACGAAGCCAGCAATAAGGCCAATAGCAAGAGGTGCCAAGGTTATCCtgaattaaggaaatttttttgaaCCGTCTTTACAACTAGCCTCCTGATTGGTGCGTCGAAGGACCGCCAGTGCACGCCACGTTCTGGGTTCCCGTGAGGGGTTAAAACCCAACTATTAAGTAACGCCACTATTCCTTTGACTTCGGGCTATAAACGCTAAGGAGGACATAGCTCTCGGGCAATAGCCCTACATACCAAGGAGAGATTCTATTCTCGATTCCACAGAGGGCGGCCTTGCCGTCGTTGGCCGTTTACGTTTGAAGGAAGCGCCTGTAGTCCAGATCCATCTGTACAAACCACTATTCCAGTCCATCTCCAAGCGCCATTGCAAGTTCGAGACTTCGTAGGTCAACGAAAGCTGCACCGCCATGGCGCGCCATCTTGAACTATAACGAGTCTGGTCAGCCATAGCTGGAACAGCAGCCCTACCTCGAGCGTTCGCAGGTTTACAGTCAAAGAAGGCACGTGCAGTGTACCAATGTCCAATACAACAGAACACCAGAATACACCGTAGATTCGAACCGCCGTAGTGTTAGTAATTAATATTTAAAATCCTTGAGCGCCTTTAATAGATCCGCGAAGCCCTTCCTGTACCAAGAAGCGAATTAGCAAGAAGCATCATTTTGCAGACATAAAATTCTCAGGCGAAACTGAAAGGAGTCATACGGTGGAAGCAGGCATTTTTGGAAATGGGATCAGTGAACCTCACAAACTTACGAGTATATACCTAGTATGCTCCATGTTTTCGGTGGAAGCTGCAGCGATTTTCCGAGCGGTGTCTCAGAATCGAATCCCCAATAGACACCAATTTATAATGGGAGAACAAAATTAAATTAGTTTAAACATATAATTTTATTTTCGAACATAAAACTAAAAATATCTACTTCATTCAAAGATAACAGTTATTTTTAGATAACAAGTTTTTTTCCTATGTTAACACTCATTTCAAAGACACGATAATTGCCTCAACCCTCTCCGTCGCCTTCTCAATCTCTTCGGACAGCTTCTTCCCCTGCTGGGTACCCATCTCGTTCACCAACACCTTCTTGCCCTTCATCAAACAATGCAACGCTTCGTTATAATTCTTCTGAACCCCTTCGTCCAACTTCGGCACCCCAGATCGTAGCTTACGCTCGTTGATTTCGACCAGCGCTGACTGCTGTTCGAAGTACACCACAGCCGCGTACAAACTCAACCGGAACGAATCCGGATCCAGGGTTTCGATGACCTTGGTCATCTGACGACACGTTTCGACCTTCTCCTCTAGGACGCGATCGGACAGCTGGTTGGTGGCGTAGCCCTTGAAGTGACCGTACATCTGGATCAGCGAGTGCTTCAGCTGCAGCAAGAAGTGATGGTTCGGGTGCAGAAAAGTCAACAGCTTAAAGATGAGGTCTTCCAGTTGCTTGACCGATGCCTTACGGTCCATGGCATCGTCCACTTCTTCGCCGATTTTGGATAACAGGAAATTGACTTGATCGGCTTCGACCTGGATTGGGCATTGGTTGCACTTCCATTCGCTTGTGTCGTCCAAGGGGTTGAGGGGTAGCTGGTAACCAGCGCAAGTGTTTCCATCGATTCCCATGCATTTGAGGGCGCTGAGGTATGTTCCCATTTCGGTGGCATCAGCGCAACGGGTACAGGTGCACGAGAAGTACTTGTTCGCCTTGAGATGTTCGCGACGCTGTTGGGTTCCCCATAAAGAGTGGGTGTACGTGGTCGTGAGGTGTTCACCTGGAAATAAGGGTTCAATGATAATTTCGAGTGTTGGATAATCTTAAGAACACATTGATTTCTTCGTTTTCAAGAGCAAAGCTACCACTGGCTACAGAAGACCCTAAATGGTACTATTATCCTCTATTAAAGAGCTTCTTTTCTAGCTAGGCTAGTTCGTTGAAAATAGTTCCAGTACATTACCTTTCTTAATATCCCTTCCGGCTTTGAAGGTCAGCTTCATCCCCTTGGTGGTGTTGAACGTGTAGAAACAATTGGGCATACAGCAGTGCTCTAACATACAACCGATAGGGTACAGTCCGCAGATTTCCCGCCCATTGGAAAGCGGAATGACCATGGCGTTAACCTCGAGGATTCCACTAATCTTGTGCAGTGTCTTGGCATCGTTAACTGGCAGCACGGTTTTACCCTGTTGTTCCTCCATCTTCTTCAGTGGATTgagaaagttcttcagcaagtatTGTACGGTGCGTTCGTCAGCTTCCCTGTAGAAGGGTGTACCCTTCCGTGCTTCGTAGTGACTTTCGAGCTCCATCATCTGATCGAACAGCTGTCGGTTTCGGATTTGCAGTGCCAGACATTTCAGAACCAACAGCGCGTCGTATCGGTAGTAATCGAAGATCGCTTCCGGGTCATGCTTCGGTTTGGGTCCCGCTCCGAAACGAAGGATACCGCATTCCAACGCGTGTAAGTTCGCGTTTTCCAGTCCAGGGCAGTCCGGCTTGCATGCAGGCCACTGGCAAGCCTCGCAACGATACAATCCCAGCTGACAATCAGCGAAGCAGCCTACGCACGGAACGGTCGTCGAGCGCTGTTCGTACTCCGCCAGGTTCCACTTGGGGCCGATGACCATGGGTGCTTCGGTGAAGAGAATCGTGTCCTTGGGGATTTCCTCGGTCGCTAAGAAGAAGCGACCGACTTCCTCGTTGCGAGACAGCTACGAAATCATTGAAAGGTTAGAATAGATCGTGATGTTGATTTTTAGGGGGTATGAAGCGTGGACTGGCACTGTAGTCTACTTGTTCACGTGAGGTGCACCGTGACAAGTGCGTAGAGTGTTGACCAACAGAACCATTTGAGGTTAGTTCTAGCAATTTGGTGTTCAACAGATATAGAATGAAGAAGAAATGATAAATCTGTACAGAACAAGTCGACTCAACATCTCAACACAACTCGTAGACGTTTTATTTGCTCTCGTGGGCTTTAGAGACGAAAGTTCGACGATAGACGCAGACAAGACGATCACTACGGTCACAATCACAAAATACTCAAAAAAACAGTACGACGCTACATCAACCAATCAACAAACAAACGCTATACCTTggcgttttcgttgtgccgcacAATCTGCATAGGAAAGTTATGTTATTAGTGAAAGTTATGGAAGCTGAATAAGTTCAATAGTGGCCTGATACGGTTGAAAGAATCATTCATTCAGATGTTTGGTGTGAAATGTAAAATGATGTTTTTACAATGAGGGGTAACTGAAGCGCACGATATATTTACAAAAACGAAACAAGAAATCAATTGTAAATTCCAGGTGTAAGAATTGAAATGAAGTCAAACTACGCAACCGGAGTAGCTCGAGTTCAAAGATGCTACTATCATAAGAAGAATAGGTATGGGACTAACACTCTGCAAAGTAAAATATCGAAGTTTATATGTGTTGCCCTTTGAAGAATGGTTTTGCTAATTGGTATCAGAAAACGTTTCTTATGTACTTTATAATTTAATTATCTTTTCAAATGTGATTTTCACAAGAAGATTTTCGATATTTCTTTTGGATTAGTGTAGGAGTTCATGAAAGCGTAAAGTTAATACTCAAGGTTCTAATATTTTTCTCATTAATGATTCTTTGCAACTTTTACGTGTACGTGTTTTAATACTACATTTGTATCAGCTCAACAGATATAGAATGAAGAAGAAATGATAAATCTGTACAGAAACAAGTCGACTCAACATCACAACACAACTCGTAGACGTTTTATTTGCTCTCGTGGGCTTTAGAGACGAAAGTTCGACGATAGACGCAGACAAGACGATCACTACGGTCACAATCACAAAATACTCAAAAACAGTACGACGCTACATCAACCAATCAACAAACAAACGCTATACCTTGGCGTTTTCGCTGTGCCGCACAATCTGCATTGGAAAGTTATGTTATTAGTGAAATTTGTGGAAGCTGCAGGAATTCAATAGTGGCTTGATACGGTTGAAAGAATCATTCATTCCGATGATTGGTGCGTAAAACAGGGAAatgtggaatggtgtttgtacaaTGATGGGGAACTCAAAAGGACTATATATTTACAGAAACGGAATAAGAAACCAACTATAAATTCTAGGTGTTAAAGATTTGAATTGAAGTCAAACTACGCAACCGGGGTAGCTGGAGTACAAAGATGCTACTGTCATAAGAGGTATATGTGACTAACACTCTACAAAGTAAAATATCGAAGTTTATAAGTTTTCCAGTTTGAAGGATGGTTTGCTAATAGGTATCAGAAAATTTTCCTTATGTACTTTACTCCCTGTTCATAGGTGATTCTTATAAATTTCGATATTTCATTTGGATTAGTGTATAGGAGTTCATGAAAGCGTAAAGTTAATGCTCAAGGTTCTAATATCTTTCTCATGAATGATTCTTTGCAACTTATAGGTAGAATTAGGTTGATAAAAAACAATCCAATGATTTCTTCTGTTTTGTATGCAGAAGATCTAAAGTTCAATTCATGGCCCGTCCctcttaaggactgtatcggaaattaactataaacattcaaaatgctttatctcgacgcacggttggtcttttcattccggttcttctatgaaatcttcacaatatagttaagtttagaacagcttgaagaaatttggaaaatgtttagtgttattgaaaatatggttctatgagtataccacacaaaataacaatctgtacaaactgcattatttttaaatttttttaacgtttcaaatatttgttgcgaaaaaaaattctacggggaaaaatctggaaaataatgattattactagcagttatgtacacaataCATATCACTTAAAacagacttttaaaattcttattttggatagaaaaacctccaacattaagaatatggtctatcccaaaaaaaacacctactttttggtcgaactttgacgctctgttttaaatatctttacttaccttaccggtcaggctaagtaaagtgaccagatatatttttcTCAAATGCGGGACAACATGTTAATCATTAAAACTTACGTAAGTTTTTTCCAGTAAGGACTAAATTTGGGGCTGGTTTTCGATGTCtaatataacattttttttaaatttaatactTACATTTCGTAAACAGCAACGAAGAATGCAGCCATATACAACAGTGCTATCGCGagaaagcggcgcagccgaaaatttttttagtCGAAAAGGGTTTTAAtctaaaaatttgttccacaaatttgggTTCTTAGAGAGACATAGCCCGAAATTCCCTCCCTCTGGCTACaaagaaataatgaaaaaagacACTGTACAAAACCAACAATTGGAGTACCTGTTCCATATTTATTGAGACTCagaatatttaaaatatttttttacaaatactatttgtaaaaaaaaaaaagcagtagcagtagcagtagcagtagcagtTGTGTATTTCCAATAATTCCAGTACACCTTTTGCACAGCCTTTTGATGTCTTCTCAGGAGTAAATGTTGCAACATTACGCGGGATCCCAACAACATTgcaccaatttaaaaaaaatcccaaaaatatcaTAAGcttcagatttttcaaaattcccaTAACAATGCTTATGATCAGGCAGGAAGGACTTTGAAATgacgaaaactttataaaatatatTAAACAAATTGCAATGGGAATGATTTTTTACATGGAAAATCAAAAAAGCATAATTGTATATTATCTTAAGCAGAATTCTATAAATCAACTTCTTTTTTCAATCAGCTGAaagatagaagtttattttaaaaatgaattGCCTAATTGTTTAAATCCGGGACGTTTCCGGGACGCTTGTAAATGCGGGACAGGCtgcttgaatccgggactgtcccgcacaatccgggacgtctggtcactttaggctaaggccggggtggcctctgctgtacatagtagccgcctccattccactcggtccatggatgtttgtctccagttccgcactctgcgtagggtccgcagatcgtcctccacttggtcgacccacctagctcgctgcgctccacgtcttcttgtaccggtcggatgactctcgagaaccattttagtcgggttgctatccgacatcctgatgacgtgacccgcccaccgtagcctcccgattttcgcggtatggacgatggttggttctcccagcagctgatgcagctcgtggttcattcgccttctccaagtctcgtcttccatccgcactccgccgtagatggtacgcaacaccttccgttcgaaaactccaagggcgcgttggtcctctgcacgtagggtccatgtttcgtgcccatagaggacgaccggtctaatcaacgttttgtagatagttaactttgtgttacggcgaactttattcgaacgtagagttctg contains:
- the LOC109428852 gene encoding SET domain-containing protein SmydA-8 isoform X3, whose product is MQIVRHNENAKLSRNEEVGRFFLATEEIPKDTILFTEAPMVIGPKWNLAEYEQRSTTVPCVGCFADCQLGLYRCEACQWPACKPDCPGLENANLHALECGILRFGAGPKPKHDPEAIFDYYRYDALLVLKCLALQIRNRQLFDQMMELESHYEARKGTPFYREADERTVQYLLKNFLNPLKKMEEQQGKTVLPVNDAKTLHKISGILEVNAMVIPLSNGREICGLYPIGCMLEHCCMPNCFYTFNTTKGMKLTFKAGRDIKKGEHLTTTYTHSLWGTQQRREHLKANKYFSCTCTRCADATEMGTYLSALKCMGIDGNTCAGYQLPLNPLDDTSEWKCNQCPIQVEADQVNFLLSKIGEEVDDAMDRKASVKQLEDLIFKLLTFLHPNHHFLLQLKHSLIQMYGHFKGYATNQLSDRVLEEKVETCRQMTKVIETLDPDSFRLSLYAAVVYFEQQSALVEINERKLRSGVPKLDEGVQKNYNEALHCLMKGKKVLVNEMGTQQGKKLSEEIEKATERVEAIIVSLK
- the LOC109428852 gene encoding SET domain-containing protein SmydA-8 isoform X2 — encoded protein: MNCQPTKCALCGVPSSLKCAGCKLVVYCSPEHQKKHWRMQHKNECAKPYELSRNEEVGRFFLATEEIPKDTILFTEAPMVIGPKWNLAEYEQRSTTVPCVGCFADCQLGLYRCEACQWPACKPDCPGLENANLHALECGILRFGAGPKPKHDPEAIFDYYRYDALLVLKCLALQIRNRQLFDQMMELESHYEARKGTPFYREADERTVQYLLKNFLNPLKKMEEQQGKTVLPVNDAKTLHKISGILEVNAMVIPLSNGREICGLYPIGCMLEHCCMPNCFYTFNTTKGMKLTFKAGRDIKKGEHLTTTYTHSLWGTQQRREHLKANKYFSCTCTRCADATEMGTYLSALKCMGIDGNTCAGYQLPLNPLDDTSEWKCNQCPIQVEADQVNFLLSKIGEEVDDAMDRKASVKQLEDLIFKLLTFLHPNHHFLLQLKHSLIQMYGHFKGYATNQLSDRVLEEKVETCRQMTKVIETLDPDSFRLSLYAAVVYFEQQSALVEINERKLRSGVPKLDEGVQKNYNEALHCLMKGKKVLVNEMGTQQGKKLSEEIEKATERVEAIIVSLK
- the LOC109428852 gene encoding SET domain-containing protein SmydA-8 isoform X1, giving the protein MNCQPTKCALCGVPSSLKCAGCKLVVYCSPEHQKKHWRMQHKNECAKPYEIVRHSENAKLSRNEEVGRFFLATEEIPKDTILFTEAPMVIGPKWNLAEYEQRSTTVPCVGCFADCQLGLYRCEACQWPACKPDCPGLENANLHALECGILRFGAGPKPKHDPEAIFDYYRYDALLVLKCLALQIRNRQLFDQMMELESHYEARKGTPFYREADERTVQYLLKNFLNPLKKMEEQQGKTVLPVNDAKTLHKISGILEVNAMVIPLSNGREICGLYPIGCMLEHCCMPNCFYTFNTTKGMKLTFKAGRDIKKGEHLTTTYTHSLWGTQQRREHLKANKYFSCTCTRCADATEMGTYLSALKCMGIDGNTCAGYQLPLNPLDDTSEWKCNQCPIQVEADQVNFLLSKIGEEVDDAMDRKASVKQLEDLIFKLLTFLHPNHHFLLQLKHSLIQMYGHFKGYATNQLSDRVLEEKVETCRQMTKVIETLDPDSFRLSLYAAVVYFEQQSALVEINERKLRSGVPKLDEGVQKNYNEALHCLMKGKKVLVNEMGTQQGKKLSEEIEKATERVEAIIVSLK